In one Hypanus sabinus isolate sHypSab1 chromosome 11, sHypSab1.hap1, whole genome shotgun sequence genomic region, the following are encoded:
- the cdc20 gene encoding cell division cycle protein 20 homolog, producing the protein MAQFVFESDINNILKLDAPIANGPLARWQRKAKENNGATGPLSTSANVSGLSPMKATNRSLNTSKLTPSKTPGRTKTPKSSKCSRVQGTPSKAGADRYIPTRNAVQMDVAHFLINKENDQENESPTKKEQQKSWSLNLNGYDVEQAKILRLSGKPLCAPEGYQNNLKVLYSQSTTPSSTKKPTRYIPSMPERILDAPEIRNDYYLNLIDWSSLNYLAVGLANNVYLWHAESGEILPLVQLEGQEDYVASVSWIKEGNYLAVGTRNGEVQVWDVERQKRLRNMVSHTVRVGSLSWSSYILSSGSRIGEIHHHDVRIAQHHVATLTGHTQEVCGLKWSPDGRYLASGGNDNILNIWPSITGNDAACQPLHTFTQHQGAVKAVAWCPWQANILASGGGTSDRFIRFWNINSGSCLNAVDTRSQVCSIVWSTEYKEMVSGHGFSQNQLVIWKYPNLTKVAELKGHQARVLNLTLSPDGSTVCSVAADETIRFWKCFAVDPAKKKKMAAASQSSVLHHGIR; encoded by the exons ATGGCTCAGTTTGTTTTTGAGAGTGACATTAATAATATCCTGAAATTGGATGCTCCCATAGCAAACGGGCCCCTGGCCAGGTGGCAGCGCAAGGCTAAAGAAAACAATGGTGCTACTGGCCCTTTGTCTACTTCAGCCAATGTTAGTGGCTTATCACCAATGAAAGCTACAAACCGGTCACTGAATACATCCAAGTTGACACCCAGTAAGACACCAG GCAGGACAAAAACCCCTAAATCTTCTAAATGTTCCCGAGTGCAGGGGACACCATCAAAAGCAGGTGCTGATCGTTATATTCCAACCCGCAATGCAGTACAAATGGATGTTGCACATTTCTTGATTAACAAAGAGAAtgatcaagaaaatgaatctccaacCAAGAAG GAACAGCAGAAATCCTGGTCCTTAAACCTGAATGGTTATGATGTTGAGCAGGCTAAGATTCTACGACTTAGTGGGAAACCTCTTTGTGCGCCTGAAG GTTACCAGAACAACCTGAAAGTCCTGTACAGTCAGTCAACAACACCAAGTTCCACGAAGAAGCCCACACGATACATCCCCTCTATGCCAGAAAGAATTCTGGATGCTCCAGAGATCAGAAATGATTATT ATCTAAATTTGATTGACTGGAGTTCCTTGAACTACTTGGCTGTGGGACTTGCAAATAATGTGTATCTCTGGCATGCTGAGTCTGGTGAAATCCTGCCACTTGTACAGCTTGAGGGTCAGGAAGACTATGTTGCTTCGGTGTCCTGGATAAAAGAAGGCAATTATTTAGCAGTTGGGACTAGAAATGGCGAAGTACAG GTTTGGGATGTGGAACGCCAGAAACGTCTGAGGAATATGGTGAGTCACACTGTACGAGTTGGGTCACTCAGTTGGAGCAGTTACATCTTGTCCAG TGGTTCCAGAATAGGCGAAATCCACCATCATGATGTCCGCATTGCACAACACCATGTAGCTACCTTGACAGGACATACACAAGAAGTCTGTGGCTTGAAGTGGTCACCTGATGGCAGGTATCTTGCTAGTGGTGGCAATGACAACATTCTGAATATTTGGCCAAGCATTACTGGGAATGATGCAGCATGCCAACCATTACATACGTTCACACAGCATCAGGGTGCTGTTAAG gcagtTGCCTGGTGCCCTTGGCAAGCAAATATTCTTGCAAGTGGTGGTGGCACCAGTGACCGATTTATCCGCTTTTGGAATATTAATTCTGGGTCGTGTCTGAATGCTGTGGATACTCGTTCTCAG GTCTGTTCAATAGTCTGGTCAACAGAATACAAAGAAATGGTGTCAGGACATGGATTTTCACAGAATCAGTTGGTAATCTGGAAATATCCAAACTTGACCAAAGTTGCTGAGCTCAAAG GACATCAGGCTCGTGTGCTGAATCTCACTTTAAGTCCTGATGGAAGTACGGTATGCTCTGTGGCTGCAGACGAGACTATCCGCTTCTGGAAGTGTTTTGCTGTAGACCCAGCAAAGAAGAAGAAAATGGCAGCGGCCAGTCAATCCAGTGTGCTTCACCATGGAATTCGCTAG